Proteins from one Pontibacter korlensis genomic window:
- a CDS encoding bifunctional 4-hydroxy-2-oxoglutarate aldolase/2-dehydro-3-deoxy-phosphogluconate aldolase, with the protein MPNKETALKAIQDQGLLPLFFHQDAEVSLQVVKTLYQAGIRTLEYTNRGAAALENFTYLKSELKEECPDLHLGIGTIKTTEEASAFIKAGADYIVAPIVDQEVGKLANEAGLLWVPGCFTPTEIHQAQRAGAALIKLFPANVLGPAFMSSIKELFPGQLFIPTGGVEMDQQNISTWFKSGVCAVGMGSKLIGKEVLEQKQYQKLHELTLQALELVKNSR; encoded by the coding sequence ATGCCAAATAAAGAAACTGCCTTAAAGGCAATACAAGATCAAGGCCTATTGCCCCTATTCTTTCACCAGGATGCAGAGGTAAGCTTGCAGGTAGTTAAAACTTTGTACCAGGCAGGCATACGCACACTGGAGTATACAAACCGTGGCGCAGCAGCCTTAGAAAACTTCACCTACCTAAAGTCTGAGTTGAAGGAGGAGTGCCCGGACCTGCACCTGGGCATCGGCACCATCAAAACAACAGAGGAAGCTTCTGCTTTCATCAAAGCTGGCGCCGACTATATTGTAGCCCCAATTGTAGACCAGGAGGTAGGCAAACTTGCCAATGAAGCAGGCTTGCTGTGGGTACCCGGCTGCTTCACGCCTACCGAGATCCATCAGGCACAACGAGCAGGCGCAGCCTTGATCAAGCTCTTCCCGGCTAACGTACTGGGTCCGGCATTCATGTCATCCATCAAAGAACTCTTCCCTGGCCAGCTTTTTATCCCTACCGGAGGTGTGGAGATGGACCAGCAGAACATCAGCACTTGGTTTAAATCTGGTGTATGTGCTGTGGGTATGGGTTCTAAGCTAATCGGCAAGGAGGTACTGGAGCAAAAGCAGTATCAGAAACTGCACGAGCTGACATTACAAGCTTTAGAACTTGTAAAGAACAGCCGATAG